Proteins co-encoded in one Leptolyngbya sp. FACHB-261 genomic window:
- a CDS encoding glucose 1-dehydrogenase, translating into MQRSKRRKIIIGGGTVLAGLAASTLNPNSGKAQESAPVPTPASSITQRRFEDKVVLITGATSGIGRGTAIAFAREGARVVFCGRRTNLGQEVEQEIRQAGGEALYVRTDVMVPDQVKNLIDTTVATYGRLDIAFNNAGYEGTVVPFVEQTLDNWNVVMNTNARGVFLSMLYEIPQMLKQGSGVIINNASTAGHIGFPIIPAYVASKHAIIGLTKSAALAHPRQGIRANSISPGFIDTPQVDRFVGGDQQRKAETVQANVPVGRIGQVEEVAKLVMWLCTDNAPYINGADIVIDGGDLA; encoded by the coding sequence ATGCAACGAAGTAAACGACGCAAGATCATTATTGGCGGTGGAACCGTTTTAGCAGGTTTGGCAGCCAGCACCCTCAACCCCAATTCAGGAAAAGCTCAAGAATCTGCTCCTGTTCCCACTCCTGCCTCAAGTATCACCCAAAGACGATTTGAAGACAAAGTTGTCCTGATTACGGGCGCAACCTCTGGCATCGGACGTGGTACGGCGATCGCCTTTGCTCGTGAGGGGGCACGGGTTGTTTTTTGTGGTCGACGTACCAATCTGGGTCAGGAAGTAGAACAGGAGATTAGACAAGCTGGAGGTGAAGCCCTTTATGTCAGAACAGATGTGATGGTACCTGATCAAGTGAAGAACTTGATTGATACAACCGTGGCAACTTATGGACGCTTGGATATCGCTTTTAATAATGCTGGTTATGAAGGTACAGTCGTTCCGTTTGTTGAACAGACTTTAGACAACTGGAACGTTGTAATGAACACGAATGCGCGGGGTGTGTTTCTGTCAATGCTCTACGAAATCCCGCAAATGCTGAAGCAAGGAAGCGGCGTTATTATCAACAATGCATCTACAGCAGGACATATTGGCTTTCCCATCATTCCAGCTTATGTTGCTAGTAAACATGCCATTATCGGGTTAACCAAATCTGCCGCTCTCGCCCACCCAAGACAAGGAATCCGAGCCAACTCAATCTCTCCTGGTTTCATTGATACACCACAGGTCGATCGATTTGTTGGGGGCGATCAGCAAAGAAAAGCAGAAACTGTACAAGCGAATGTTCCCGTTGGGCGCATCGGTCAAGTTGAGGAAGTCGCAAAATTAGTCATGTGGCTTTGCACCGATAACGCACCTTACATTAATGGAGCTGATATTGTCATTGATGGTGGAGATTTAGCATAG
- a CDS encoding SDR family oxidoreductase produces the protein MFNKLLQNNSRRRFIQLGGGALTGVAAIATAGNSIANAQSTSPNTPDTSAQPTRIGNRFQGKVVLITGATSGMGRAAAIAFAREGARVVFNGRRENLGREVENLIRSEGGEATYIQTDVTQPDQVNAFFDRILDLYEGRIDIAFNNAGYEGQIVSLLDDTLENYDVVMNTNVRGMYHCLLREAPVMASQGSGVIINTSSVGGYGANTGGIVTPYVTSKHAIIGLTKSAALALAGRGIRVNALVPAYIDTAQVDRFTNNDPQQKAEGVRRDVPLQRIGRVEETSAMVLWLASDECSFSTGASFFIDGGQTADI, from the coding sequence ATGTTCAATAAGCTATTACAAAACAATTCTCGCCGTCGCTTCATTCAATTGGGTGGAGGGGCACTGACAGGTGTTGCAGCGATCGCCACAGCAGGAAATAGTATCGCTAATGCTCAAAGCACAAGCCCTAATACTCCAGACACATCAGCACAACCAACCCGGATCGGTAATCGCTTTCAAGGCAAAGTTGTCTTAATTACGGGAGCAACCTCTGGTATGGGACGTGCAGCAGCGATCGCGTTTGCTAGAGAAGGAGCACGTGTTGTATTTAATGGGCGGCGCGAGAACCTCGGTCGTGAGGTAGAGAATCTCATCCGCAGCGAGGGCGGTGAGGCAACGTACATCCAAACTGATGTTACACAGCCAGATCAAGTGAATGCCTTTTTCGATCGTATCCTCGACCTCTACGAAGGACGTATTGACATCGCATTTAACAATGCGGGGTATGAGGGGCAGATTGTCTCACTCCTTGATGATACGTTGGAGAACTATGATGTTGTGATGAATACAAATGTACGAGGAATGTACCACTGCCTTCTCCGAGAGGCTCCAGTAATGGCTAGCCAAGGCAGCGGCGTCATTATCAACACATCATCAGTCGGCGGCTATGGCGCGAACACAGGCGGTATTGTCACCCCTTATGTAACGAGCAAGCACGCGATAATCGGGCTTACGAAGTCGGCTGCGCTCGCGCTTGCTGGACGGGGTATTCGCGTCAATGCATTGGTACCTGCTTACATCGATACGGCACAGGTAGATCGGTTCACAAACAACGACCCTCAACAGAAGGCGGAGGGAGTCCGTCGCGACGTCCCGCTTCAGCGGATCGGACGGGTAGAAGAGACGTCGGCGATGGTGCTGTGGCTAGCTTCAGACGAATGCTCATTCTCGACAGGTGCCTCGTTCTTTATTGATGGAGGACAAACTGCCGATATTTAA
- a CDS encoding oxidoreductase: MASNNTKVWLITGSSSGFGRSLTEAVLEKGDRVIATARKPEQLDDLAQQYPDTAKAIRLDVTDRQEVESAIHTAINTFGRIDVLVNNAGYGLLGSIEEASEAEARTQFETNLFGALWMIQAVLPVMREQSSGHILNISSVGGFTGYAGFGIYNGTKFALEGISEALALEVAPFNIRITIVEPGSFRTDWAGRSMVRSERVIDAYAKSSGQTRDWMDQEGGNQAGDPALAAAAMMKVVNVENPPQRLVLGADALERIRGKLRSVAQELDAWEQTTVNTAFSTQMTH, translated from the coding sequence ATGGCTAGCAACAACACAAAGGTTTGGTTAATCACGGGTAGCTCTAGTGGATTTGGACGATCGCTCACTGAAGCTGTGCTTGAAAAGGGCGATCGCGTGATTGCGACAGCACGTAAACCTGAACAACTGGATGATTTAGCGCAGCAATACCCAGATACTGCTAAAGCGATTCGTTTGGATGTTACCGATCGCCAGGAAGTTGAAAGCGCAATTCATACAGCTATCAATACCTTTGGACGTATTGACGTGCTAGTTAACAATGCTGGATATGGATTGTTAGGCAGTATTGAGGAAGCAAGCGAAGCAGAAGCTCGCACCCAATTTGAAACCAACCTTTTTGGTGCTTTGTGGATGATCCAAGCCGTATTGCCTGTGATGCGAGAACAGAGCTCGGGACATATCCTCAACATCTCTTCGGTGGGCGGTTTTACTGGGTATGCAGGCTTTGGTATCTACAACGGCACAAAGTTCGCTTTAGAAGGAATTTCTGAAGCACTCGCTCTGGAAGTTGCACCATTTAACATTCGTATCACGATTGTTGAACCGGGCTCTTTCCGCACTGATTGGGCAGGGCGATCGATGGTTCGCTCAGAGCGAGTAATTGATGCCTATGCTAAGTCCAGCGGTCAAACCCGGGATTGGATGGATCAAGAGGGTGGTAACCAGGCAGGCGATCCAGCCCTGGCAGCAGCAGCCATGATGAAGGTCGTCAATGTAGAAAATCCCCCTCAGCGTCTAGTGTTGGGGGCAGATGCTCTAGAACGAATTCGCGGCAAGCTGCGATCGGTTGCTCAAGAGCTGGATGCTTGGGAGCAAACTACAGTCAATACTGCTTTTTCTACACAGATGACTCACTAA
- a CDS encoding alpha/beta fold hydrolase encodes MVSSKLHPAIAENYALVYGTELHYLEAGEGPLVILLHGLVETAYQWHLVMEELSTHFYVIALDQIGFGYSTKPLLNYRIKTLVDFLDGFCQVLGIREVSLVGAGIGGWVAAAFTLQYSDQVNHLAFVNAHLSSTMLEQSSLIALQPPSVREHAQQLLQSLFYNNCNFVTEHAIDQRFTQQMLINDGYTKQQLIQSIGRDEDKLGDRLSDLTIPTLFIHGQNDQFTSPAWSERLSHQLPHSQLTLIDRCGHLPHVEQPEALSAALLQFLLS; translated from the coding sequence ATGGTTTCTTCAAAACTGCATCCTGCGATCGCAGAAAACTATGCCCTGGTGTATGGTACAGAGCTGCACTATTTGGAAGCAGGTGAGGGACCATTGGTCATCTTGCTGCATGGGTTGGTCGAAACAGCGTATCAGTGGCATCTTGTCATGGAGGAATTATCAACCCATTTTTATGTGATTGCGCTGGATCAAATTGGCTTTGGCTATTCCACCAAACCTCTACTCAATTATCGAATTAAAACGCTGGTTGATTTCCTAGATGGATTTTGTCAAGTATTAGGAATTCGAGAAGTTTCCTTGGTTGGGGCAGGAATTGGGGGATGGGTCGCGGCTGCTTTTACATTGCAGTATTCGGATCAAGTCAATCACCTTGCTTTCGTGAATGCTCATTTGAGTTCAACGATGTTAGAGCAATCATCACTCATCGCATTACAACCTCCATCAGTTCGTGAACACGCTCAACAATTACTGCAATCTCTGTTTTACAACAATTGTAATTTTGTGACTGAACACGCAATTGATCAACGATTTACCCAGCAGATGCTTATAAATGACGGCTATACTAAACAGCAGCTAATTCAATCCATTGGTCGAGATGAGGATAAATTAGGCGATCGCCTCTCTGACCTCACCATTCCAACGCTATTTATCCACGGGCAAAACGATCAGTTTACTTCACCTGCCTGGAGTGAACGTCTTTCTCATCAGCTTCCCCACTCTCAACTCACACTCATCGATCGCTGTGGTCACTTACCGCATGTCGAACAACCAGAGGCACTGAGTGCAGCCCTATTACAATTCCTGCTGTCTTGA
- a CDS encoding DUF4440 domain-containing protein yields MTSTSYEPITMLAGNDLAVFKQLVQDYCASWSTRTGEPDFEQAGRFYAPDPDIIYYDNGLPRDGHQGWENLKVGLLTNVYPNLASLEWIPWDIWAQRRGNLAWTGFNWRITARAKDGTVDEREGRMTILWEQRDGAWLIVHEHSSVPYEPPLQ; encoded by the coding sequence ATGACAAGTACCTCTTACGAACCCATTACTATGCTTGCTGGTAATGATTTGGCTGTATTTAAACAACTGGTGCAGGATTACTGCGCCTCGTGGAGTACCCGCACAGGTGAGCCTGATTTTGAGCAAGCTGGGCGTTTCTATGCTCCTGATCCAGACATCATTTATTACGATAACGGTTTACCAAGAGACGGACATCAAGGTTGGGAAAACTTGAAAGTGGGCTTGCTCACAAATGTCTATCCCAACTTAGCATCACTGGAATGGATTCCCTGGGATATCTGGGCGCAGCGTCGCGGCAACCTGGCGTGGACTGGTTTTAATTGGCGCATTACAGCCCGTGCTAAAGATGGAACTGTTGATGAGCGTGAAGGACGGATGACCATTCTTTGGGAGCAACGGGATGGAGCATGGTTAATTGTCCATGAGCATTCATCAGTTCCCTATGAACCCCCACTTCAGTAG